Proteins from one Parvibaculum lavamentivorans DS-1 genomic window:
- a CDS encoding SDR family NAD(P)-dependent oxidoreductase, with translation MKDLDFSGKTALVVGGSSGIGNGIAHAYRTRGAEVHVWGTRQSAKDYEGSEGSDMTGLHYAHMDVADFDAIEAYRPPFAKLDILVLCQGTVIYKRGEFKMDGFQKVMDVNLNSLMACAIKFHDMLAAAKGALITVSSTAGFHATRGNPAYNASKTGAVGLTRTLGEAWATDGIRVNGIAPGLVDTKLTKVTTEDPKRREMAIRGIPAGRLGTPEDMAGAALFLASPLSSYIYGQTLIVDGGLILS, from the coding sequence ATGAAGGATCTGGATTTCTCGGGCAAAACGGCGCTCGTCGTTGGCGGCTCCAGCGGCATCGGCAATGGCATCGCCCACGCCTATCGGACGCGCGGCGCCGAAGTGCATGTATGGGGTACGAGGCAATCCGCGAAGGATTACGAAGGCAGCGAAGGGTCGGACATGACCGGCCTCCATTATGCCCATATGGACGTGGCCGATTTCGATGCCATCGAAGCATATCGGCCGCCCTTCGCGAAGCTCGACATTCTTGTGCTTTGCCAGGGCACGGTCATCTACAAGCGCGGCGAATTCAAGATGGATGGCTTTCAGAAGGTGATGGACGTCAACCTCAACAGCCTCATGGCCTGCGCGATAAAATTCCACGACATGCTCGCCGCCGCGAAAGGCGCGTTGATTACCGTCAGCTCCACGGCCGGCTTCCATGCGACGCGCGGCAATCCCGCCTACAACGCCTCGAAGACGGGCGCCGTCGGCCTCACGCGCACGCTGGGCGAGGCATGGGCGACGGATGGCATCCGCGTGAACGGCATCGCCCCCGGCCTCGTGGATACCAAGCTCACCAAGGTGACGACTGAAGACCCGAAGCGCCGCGAAATGGCAATCCGCGGCATTCCCGCCGGCCGCCTCGGCACGCCGGAGGACATGGCGGGTGCGGCGCTCTTTCTTGCCTCGCCGCTTTCTTCCTATATTTACGGACAGACGCTCATCGTCGATGGCGGCCTCATCCTTTCCTGA
- a CDS encoding alcohol dehydrogenase family protein yields the protein MKALGYHGERDIRYDDFPDPVLMGQDGAIVKMKSCGICGSDLHIYHGHGFSKDTGYCVGHEAVGEVVEVGRDVRTLKVGDEVMMSAAVRSGGCGRCPACRAGTPAKCAKQIWGCYGLSTNLQGCQAEGIAIPWADNNATRIPEGISTDQALLLTDNLPTAYMGAKNADIGPGKTVAIVGLGPIGLMAVQSAFVLGAARVFAIDLVKERRDAAAALGAIPLSPETAIEEVREATDGAMVECSVEAVGIDKTIELAIAVAGRNASISVFGANQNQAFKYPLWTAFNKSLTFRVAGCFVQSHWPELIPLVQAGRLTPEKFITHRMSLKDGAEAYRIFDGKLDNVMKVVLAP from the coding sequence ATGAAGGCGCTCGGCTATCACGGTGAAAGAGACATCCGCTACGACGACTTTCCAGACCCCGTGTTGATGGGTCAGGACGGCGCCATCGTGAAGATGAAGTCCTGCGGCATCTGCGGCAGCGACCTCCACATCTATCACGGCCACGGCTTCTCCAAGGACACCGGCTATTGTGTCGGCCATGAAGCAGTCGGCGAGGTGGTGGAGGTCGGCCGCGACGTGCGGACGCTGAAGGTCGGCGACGAGGTGATGATGTCGGCAGCCGTCCGCTCCGGCGGCTGCGGCCGTTGTCCCGCCTGCCGGGCCGGCACGCCGGCGAAATGCGCGAAGCAGATATGGGGCTGTTATGGCCTCAGCACCAACCTTCAGGGCTGTCAGGCCGAAGGCATCGCCATTCCCTGGGCCGACAACAATGCAACGCGCATTCCGGAAGGCATCTCCACCGATCAGGCGCTCCTGCTGACGGATAATCTGCCTACCGCCTATATGGGTGCGAAGAACGCCGATATCGGGCCCGGCAAGACGGTTGCGATTGTCGGCCTCGGTCCCATCGGTCTCATGGCCGTGCAGTCGGCCTTTGTGCTCGGCGCCGCGCGCGTCTTCGCCATCGACCTCGTGAAGGAGCGCCGCGATGCGGCGGCGGCGCTCGGCGCAATCCCGCTTTCGCCCGAAACCGCCATCGAGGAAGTCCGCGAGGCGACGGACGGCGCGATGGTCGAATGTTCGGTCGAAGCCGTCGGCATCGACAAGACGATTGAACTCGCCATCGCCGTCGCCGGCCGAAATGCCAGCATCTCCGTCTTCGGCGCGAACCAGAACCAGGCCTTCAAATATCCGCTCTGGACCGCCTTCAACAAGTCGCTCACTTTCCGCGTCGCGGGTTGTTTCGTTCAGAGCCACTGGCCGGAATTGATCCCGCTCGTGCAGGCGGGCCGCCTCACGCCGGAAAAATTCATCACCCACAGAATGTCGCTGAAGGATGGCGCGGAAGCCTACCGGATTTTCGACGGCAAGCTGGACAATGTGATGAAAGTGGTGCTCGCGCCCTGA
- a CDS encoding PAS domain-containing protein, producing MSIGRAAARHKSIVLPPIDLDVTLACEAPEVQAGLAYWREKAAGRPMPLRSDVKPEEIARLLPHLCLFELRKTPAGVELFPRLAGAKFEEVFGPIHNKPLATVLAPEILERWRGGAAAVVELAAPLRLTGNVLHQDKTFIRFEIIMAPLSHDGSEIDMFFLVSHFEMEELSF from the coding sequence ATGTCCATTGGTCGAGCTGCAGCGCGGCACAAGAGCATTGTGTTGCCCCCCATCGATCTCGACGTAACGCTGGCCTGCGAGGCACCCGAGGTTCAGGCGGGGCTTGCCTACTGGCGCGAGAAAGCAGCCGGACGGCCGATGCCGCTGCGTTCCGACGTCAAGCCGGAGGAAATAGCCCGCCTCCTTCCCCATCTCTGCCTTTTCGAGCTCCGTAAAACGCCGGCCGGCGTCGAACTTTTCCCCCGCCTCGCCGGGGCGAAATTCGAGGAAGTCTTCGGCCCGATCCACAACAAGCCCCTCGCCACGGTCCTCGCCCCGGAAATACTGGAACGCTGGCGCGGCGGCGCCGCCGCCGTCGTCGAGCTCGCCGCGCCGCTCCGGCTCACCGGTAACGTGCTGCACCAGGACAAGACCTTCATCCGCTTTGAAATCATCATGGCGCCCTTGAGCCATGATGGCAGCGAGATCGACATGTTCTTTCTCGTCTCGCATTTCGAGATGGAAGAGCTCTCGTTCTAG
- a CDS encoding TonB-dependent receptor yields the protein MTRTKLLKSSASHLALMAGLAVSITSFAAVAQEPKPAVPQSEAEADGATVTAPINVQGNTEGDYKVDDLSSAKQTAPILDTPQTVTVVPQEVIREQAARNLTEVLKSTPGISFNGGENGFGTSANNFSLRGFDTSGSVFIDGARDSGSYTRDVFNVEQVEVFKGPAADNGRGGAGGYVNIVTKSPQLDDFIAGTVSYGFDEYDSEDRKRATVDVNQRIGQNSAIRINALMEDSGIPGREIAEQKAWGIAPSLAFGLGTEFRAIFSYEHVERNDLPEWGVPGAAYSDMNANNPDGQAAFDPALAGMSRDAFFGLSSDFDDVDSDAVIARFEYDLAPTATLSNQTRWSVTDRTARYTLPTGNAGGGVINTQTQFYDRENTSLSNLTDLSLRFTTGMLRHHVSAGIELTKEESEATRFGAVNSTTSAFNPDPNRAPGAPFVPASTADVEVKTIAAYAYDTMEIDPKWQVTGGVRAERYEVEIVSSDASIAGGNTYDDSETLLGGKIGLVHKPVSNGSVYVSFGMSEQPYGSFLSNPDISRTGANAFPGFVPGAKPITAYNYEVGTKWDLFGDRLLATAALFRTEKKDVAFSSGGALLGYGQQIVQGLELGATGKLTEEWNVFGGLLLMDSERKHDPAFDAVLRAANPGDYGTATTTNGDELAFTPNVSASLWTTYRLPVGLTFGGGMRYVGSSYLGRPDDALRVIANSRYGEVPSYTVFDAMVSYEVTESIDLRLNVENLTDRTYISSSNWNGRRVMLGNPRTFIVSTSFKF from the coding sequence ATGACACGAACCAAGCTGCTCAAATCATCGGCCTCGCACCTGGCCCTTATGGCCGGGTTGGCCGTGTCCATTACGTCGTTCGCGGCCGTCGCCCAGGAACCGAAGCCCGCCGTTCCGCAAAGCGAAGCGGAAGCGGATGGCGCCACGGTAACGGCCCCGATCAATGTCCAGGGCAACACCGAGGGGGATTACAAGGTCGACGACCTGTCCTCCGCCAAGCAGACGGCACCGATCCTCGACACCCCGCAAACGGTCACGGTCGTTCCGCAGGAAGTCATCCGCGAACAGGCCGCCCGCAACCTCACGGAAGTCCTGAAAAGCACCCCTGGCATCAGCTTCAACGGTGGTGAAAACGGCTTCGGCACATCCGCCAACAATTTCTCGCTGCGCGGTTTCGATACCAGCGGCAGCGTCTTCATCGATGGCGCGCGCGATAGCGGCAGCTACACGCGCGATGTCTTCAACGTCGAGCAGGTCGAGGTCTTCAAGGGCCCGGCTGCGGATAATGGCCGCGGCGGCGCGGGCGGCTATGTGAACATCGTCACCAAGTCGCCGCAGCTCGACGACTTCATTGCCGGCACCGTCAGCTACGGCTTCGACGAATATGACAGCGAAGATCGCAAGCGAGCGACGGTCGACGTCAACCAGCGCATCGGCCAGAATTCCGCCATCCGCATCAATGCATTGATGGAAGACAGCGGCATTCCGGGCCGCGAAATCGCCGAACAGAAAGCATGGGGCATTGCGCCCTCGCTCGCTTTCGGCCTCGGCACGGAATTCCGCGCGATCTTTTCCTATGAGCATGTCGAGCGCAACGACCTCCCGGAATGGGGCGTTCCCGGCGCCGCCTATTCCGACATGAACGCCAATAATCCGGATGGACAGGCCGCCTTCGATCCCGCGCTCGCGGGCATGTCGCGCGACGCCTTCTTCGGTCTCTCCTCCGACTTCGACGATGTCGACAGCGATGCCGTGATCGCGCGTTTTGAATATGATCTCGCGCCGACGGCGACACTCAGCAACCAGACGCGCTGGTCGGTCACGGATCGCACCGCGCGCTACACGCTTCCCACCGGCAATGCCGGCGGCGGCGTCATCAATACGCAGACGCAGTTCTACGATCGCGAAAACACGAGCCTGAGCAATCTCACCGACCTCTCGCTCCGTTTCACCACAGGCATGTTGCGGCATCATGTGTCGGCCGGTATCGAGCTGACGAAGGAAGAATCCGAAGCCACCCGCTTCGGCGCCGTCAACAGCACCACCAGTGCCTTCAACCCGGATCCGAACCGCGCGCCGGGTGCGCCTTTCGTGCCCGCCTCCACGGCGGATGTCGAAGTGAAGACCATCGCCGCCTATGCGTATGACACGATGGAAATCGACCCGAAGTGGCAAGTCACCGGCGGCGTGCGCGCCGAGCGTTACGAGGTCGAAATCGTGTCGTCGGATGCATCGATTGCAGGCGGCAACACCTATGACGACAGCGAAACGCTTCTCGGCGGCAAGATCGGCCTGGTCCACAAGCCCGTCTCCAATGGCAGCGTCTATGTCTCCTTCGGCATGTCGGAACAGCCCTACGGCTCGTTCCTGTCGAACCCGGATATTTCGCGCACCGGCGCAAACGCCTTCCCGGGCTTCGTGCCGGGTGCCAAGCCCATCACGGCCTATAATTACGAAGTCGGCACCAAGTGGGATCTCTTCGGCGATCGTCTCCTCGCCACCGCCGCGCTCTTCCGCACGGAGAAGAAGGATGTGGCCTTCTCCTCGGGCGGCGCGCTTCTCGGCTATGGCCAGCAGATCGTCCAGGGCCTTGAACTCGGCGCAACGGGCAAGCTCACCGAGGAATGGAACGTCTTTGGCGGTCTCCTCCTCATGGATAGCGAGCGTAAGCACGATCCGGCCTTCGACGCGGTTCTCCGTGCGGCGAATCCCGGCGACTATGGCACCGCCACGACCACCAATGGCGATGAGCTGGCTTTCACGCCGAACGTCTCCGCCAGCCTCTGGACGACCTACCGTCTGCCGGTCGGCCTCACTTTCGGCGGCGGCATGCGCTATGTCGGCTCGTCCTATCTCGGCCGCCCGGACGATGCGCTCCGCGTCATCGCCAACAGCCGCTACGGCGAAGTGCCGAGCTACACGGTCTTCGACGCGATGGTGTCCTATGAAGTGACGGAGAGCATCGACCTCCGCCTCAACGTGGAGAACCTGACGGACCGGACCTACATCTCCTCCTCCAACTGGAATGGCCGCCGCGTCATGCTCGGCAATCCCCGTACCTTCATCGTCAGCACCAGCTTCAAGTTCTGA
- a CDS encoding energy transducer TonB, whose translation MTAANGAEGTGLTGVRPAWRAGAIFALAAHASVAAAVVFWPFGHQAPPEVASAISIELAPVVSAPPQPPTEAPPGPQMEETPPEETVEPEILPDPPLPRIEPAELPPPPEKTPEEKPEPVREVQLETTAPQSSPAPKAETAAAPVNAPPSAAEMRAMPTFQQLLLAHLERHKKYPRNARRRAQEGTAQLYFEMDREGRVIEYRLAASSGHVLLDEEVLAMLKRAEPLPALPAEIPGKTKSFRVPVVFNLN comes from the coding sequence ATGACGGCAGCCAACGGAGCGGAGGGCACAGGCCTGACAGGCGTCAGGCCGGCATGGCGTGCCGGCGCGATATTCGCGCTCGCGGCTCATGCGAGCGTTGCCGCCGCTGTGGTGTTCTGGCCGTTCGGACATCAGGCGCCGCCCGAAGTCGCTTCGGCGATCAGCATCGAGCTTGCGCCCGTGGTGAGCGCGCCGCCGCAGCCACCGACGGAAGCGCCGCCCGGACCGCAGATGGAGGAAACGCCGCCGGAGGAAACGGTGGAGCCGGAAATCCTGCCGGACCCGCCGCTGCCGCGCATCGAACCCGCCGAGCTGCCGCCGCCGCCGGAAAAGACGCCCGAGGAAAAGCCCGAGCCGGTGCGCGAGGTGCAACTCGAAACGACTGCGCCGCAATCGTCGCCCGCGCCGAAGGCGGAGACAGCGGCAGCGCCCGTCAACGCGCCGCCCAGCGCCGCCGAAATGCGCGCCATGCCGACCTTCCAGCAATTGCTGCTGGCGCATCTCGAGCGCCACAAGAAATATCCGCGCAACGCCAGGCGGCGGGCGCAGGAGGGAACGGCGCAGCTTTATTTCGAAATGGACCGCGAGGGCCGCGTGATCGAATACAGGCTGGCGGCGAGCTCCGGCCATGTGCTGCTCGATGAGGAAGTGCTGGCGATGCTGAAGCGCGCCGAGCCCCTGCCCGCTCTGCCGGCGGAGATTCCCGGCAAGACGAAAAGCTTCCGCGTGCCTGTGGTGTTCAACCTGAACTGA
- a CDS encoding Fe2+-dependent dioxygenase: MMLEIPDVLTSAQLRQCREALEKAAWQDGRQTAGHMAAQAKNNQQLAQDDPLSVELGEFLLDRLGKTDRFIAAALPLKVLPPRFNRYSGGGNYGNHVDAAIFSVPGTPHRIRSDISATLFFSEPDEYEGGELIVEDTYGSHAIKLPAGHMVLYPGTSLHRVAPVTKGVRLASFFWVQSLVREDSQRAMLWELDGAIQRVTLDTPESPALPQLMALYHNLLRRWSNT, from the coding sequence ATGATGCTGGAAATCCCCGATGTGCTGACATCGGCGCAACTGCGCCAGTGCCGCGAGGCGCTGGAAAAGGCGGCATGGCAGGATGGGCGCCAGACGGCGGGCCACATGGCCGCGCAGGCGAAAAACAACCAGCAGCTCGCGCAGGACGATCCCCTCTCGGTCGAACTTGGCGAATTCCTTCTCGACCGCCTCGGCAAGACCGATCGTTTCATCGCCGCCGCCTTGCCGTTGAAGGTTCTGCCGCCGCGTTTCAACCGCTATAGCGGCGGCGGTAATTACGGCAATCACGTCGATGCGGCAATTTTCAGCGTCCCCGGCACGCCGCACCGGATCAGGTCCGATATTTCCGCCACGCTCTTTTTCAGTGAGCCTGATGAATATGAAGGCGGCGAGCTGATCGTCGAGGACACTTATGGCAGCCACGCGATCAAGCTGCCTGCGGGCCATATGGTCCTCTATCCCGGCACGAGCCTCCACCGTGTTGCGCCGGTCACGAAGGGCGTGCGTCTCGCTTCCTTCTTCTGGGTGCAAAGCCTCGTGCGTGAAGACAGCCAGCGCGCCATGCTCTGGGAGCTCGATGGCGCGATCCAGCGCGTCACGCTCGACACACCGGAAAGCCCCGCCCTGCCGCAGCTCATGGCGCTCTACCACAATCTCCTGCGGCGCTGGTCGAACACATGA
- the exbB gene encoding tonB-system energizer ExbB, producing MTNGPAGKLRATFFHFSLAALLSAFVLASPLHAQEAPAGDGFGQEESLTPLDGAATEDAIGISEDLTAEELAAMGETEALPDDLSPWGMFLAADIVVKAVMIGLVFASIVTWTIWLAKNTEIARARSRAKSGFAALAASKTLDEAGEKLRSAKGPVQQLAQAAIHEMQLSGTAPDKEGVKERIAWRFQRIEANTAREIGIGTGVLATIGATAPFVGLFGTVWGIMNSFIGIAHTQTTNLAVVAPGIAEALLATGLGLVAAIPAVVIYNSFSRAIAGYRAIVADSSAELLRLVSRDLDHGREQRLAKAAD from the coding sequence ATGACCAATGGGCCTGCGGGCAAGCTGCGCGCGACATTTTTCCACTTCTCTCTCGCCGCACTTCTGAGCGCTTTTGTGCTGGCCTCCCCGCTGCATGCGCAGGAGGCGCCTGCGGGCGACGGATTTGGCCAGGAAGAGAGCCTGACGCCGCTGGACGGCGCGGCGACGGAAGACGCCATCGGCATTTCCGAAGACCTGACAGCCGAGGAGCTGGCGGCGATGGGCGAGACGGAGGCGCTGCCCGACGATCTTTCGCCCTGGGGCATGTTCCTCGCCGCCGACATTGTCGTCAAAGCAGTGATGATCGGGCTCGTCTTCGCTTCGATCGTCACCTGGACGATCTGGCTGGCGAAGAACACGGAGATTGCACGGGCGCGCAGCCGGGCGAAAAGCGGCTTTGCCGCGCTTGCCGCTTCGAAGACGCTGGACGAGGCGGGAGAAAAACTTCGCTCGGCGAAAGGCCCGGTGCAGCAACTGGCGCAGGCGGCGATACACGAAATGCAGCTTTCGGGCACCGCGCCCGACAAGGAAGGCGTGAAGGAACGCATTGCATGGCGCTTCCAGCGCATCGAGGCGAACACGGCGCGTGAAATCGGCATCGGCACGGGCGTGCTTGCGACCATCGGCGCGACGGCGCCTTTCGTCGGGCTGTTCGGTACCGTCTGGGGCATCATGAACAGCTTCATCGGCATCGCGCATACTCAGACGACGAACCTTGCGGTGGTGGCGCCCGGCATCGCGGAAGCCCTGCTCGCAACGGGGCTCGGACTTGTTGCCGCCATTCCCGCCGTTGTGATCTACAACTCGTTCTCGCGCGCCATTGCCGGCTACCGCGCCATCGTTGCCGACAGTTCGGCGGAGCTGCTGCGCCTCGTCAGCCGCGACCTCGACCACGGCCGCGAACAACGGCTCGCCAAGGCGGCGGACTGA
- a CDS encoding alpha-hydroxy acid oxidase → MTSARKPPLERIPPEIACAADYEAFARERVEEGAWAYLDGAAADALTHAENLKAFARIRLVNRVLADLAGGHTRLELFGCAFDHPVMVAPVAFQKLAHPDGELATVTAAGVLKAGMVVSAQASMDMEELARQAAGPLWFQLYIQPDRDFTLQLVRRAEKAGYRALVLTVDAPVHGARNSEQRAGFSLPPDVEAVNLKAMRPLPPYMAGPGESAVFASPLLAAAPGWKDLNWLAAHTNLPILLKGILHPADAARAVEAGASGIVVSNHGGRTLDTLPAAIEALPGIVEAVAGRVPVLMDGGVRRGTDIVKALALGAKAVLVGRPVIDGLAAAGAPGVAHVLHMLRAELEVAMVLTGCRTLADIDASILWQDR, encoded by the coding sequence ATGACGTCCGCGCGCAAACCGCCGCTTGAGCGCATCCCGCCGGAAATTGCCTGCGCCGCCGACTACGAAGCCTTCGCGCGCGAGCGGGTGGAGGAGGGCGCCTGGGCCTATCTGGACGGCGCCGCCGCCGACGCGCTGACCCATGCCGAAAACCTGAAAGCCTTCGCCCGTATTCGTCTCGTCAATCGCGTCCTCGCCGATCTTGCCGGTGGTCACACGCGGCTGGAGCTTTTCGGCTGCGCCTTCGACCATCCGGTCATGGTCGCCCCGGTTGCGTTTCAGAAGCTCGCCCACCCGGACGGCGAATTGGCGACGGTCACGGCGGCGGGCGTATTGAAGGCGGGCATGGTCGTCAGCGCCCAGGCGAGCATGGACATGGAGGAATTGGCGCGTCAGGCGGCGGGCCCGCTCTGGTTCCAGCTCTATATCCAGCCCGATCGCGACTTCACGCTCCAACTGGTCAGGCGTGCCGAGAAAGCGGGCTACCGCGCGCTCGTTCTCACCGTCGATGCGCCGGTGCATGGCGCGCGCAACAGCGAGCAGCGCGCCGGCTTTTCCCTGCCGCCGGATGTCGAGGCTGTGAACCTGAAAGCCATGCGCCCGCTTCCGCCCTACATGGCGGGGCCGGGCGAGAGCGCCGTCTTCGCAAGCCCGCTCCTCGCCGCCGCGCCGGGTTGGAAGGATCTGAACTGGCTCGCCGCTCATACAAACCTCCCCATCCTTCTGAAAGGCATACTGCATCCGGCCGATGCCGCCCGCGCCGTCGAGGCGGGCGCCTCGGGCATCGTCGTCTCCAATCACGGCGGCCGCACTCTCGATACGCTTCCCGCCGCCATCGAAGCCTTGCCCGGTATCGTCGAGGCCGTGGCGGGCCGCGTGCCGGTGTTGATGGATGGCGGCGTCAGGCGCGGCACCGACATTGTGAAGGCGCTCGCGCTCGGCGCGAAGGCCGTGCTGGTCGGCCGCCCGGTCATTGACGGTCTCGCCGCCGCCGGCGCGCCGGGCGTCGCCCATGTGCTCCACATGCTGCGCGCCGAACTGGAAGTGGCGATGGTGCTCACGGGATGCCGGACCCTCGCCGACATAGACGCCTCGATCCTGTGGCAAGATCGTTAA
- a CDS encoding alkyl/aryl-sulfatase, giving the protein MEQPKDATEATRRAHAALARQLPPDTDEDMGLVTRGFMGTIPDAKILNEAGHAVWDMSAFAFQGDGCGCPDTVNPSLWRQAKLNLVHGLFEVVPGIYQVRNFDLSNITFIEGETGYIVIDPLISAEPAAAALALLREHRGDKPVTGVIYTHSHVDHYGGVRGVLSDEDIKNGLRIIAPEGFLEEAVSENVLAGNAMGRRATYMYGALLPRNAKGHIDAGLGKTVSMGQVSLVPPTTSISETGTKLVVDGVEIIFQVTPDTEAPAEMNFYFPQFKALCMAENCSCHLHNIYTPRGAQVRDAKSWSWYIDEAIDLFGKEADVLFASHHWPRWGSEKAVAFLKKQRDLYKYIHDQTLRMANHGATPLEIAEELTLPPTLASEWYTRGYYGTLNHNAKAVYQRYLGWFDGNPANLHKHPPVEAGKRYVDLAGGADALLEKARAAYEHGDYRWVAELVNHLVFADPDNADARHLQADALEQLGYQAESGPWRGFYLTAAMELRNPRPPAAEPRQGAAGQMRALPAELLLDSLSVRLNGEKAGAREIALNIHFTDTNEQFLVTLENAVLHHYPERKDPKAPSVSLTRAVLAELVIGERAFAAALADKSMTIEGAREPFADLLSMLDRFDFWFEIVMP; this is encoded by the coding sequence ATGGAACAGCCAAAAGACGCCACCGAAGCCACGCGCCGCGCCCATGCCGCCCTCGCGCGTCAGTTGCCGCCGGATACGGACGAGGACATGGGCCTTGTCACGCGCGGCTTCATGGGCACGATCCCCGATGCGAAAATCCTCAACGAAGCGGGCCATGCCGTCTGGGACATGAGCGCCTTCGCCTTTCAGGGCGACGGCTGCGGCTGCCCGGACACGGTGAACCCCAGCCTTTGGCGTCAGGCGAAGCTCAATCTCGTCCACGGTCTCTTCGAGGTCGTGCCCGGCATCTATCAGGTTCGCAACTTCGACCTCTCCAACATCACCTTCATCGAAGGCGAAACCGGCTACATCGTCATCGATCCGCTGATCTCCGCCGAGCCAGCCGCAGCCGCCCTCGCGCTCCTGCGCGAGCATCGCGGCGACAAGCCCGTCACCGGCGTCATCTACACCCACAGCCATGTTGATCACTACGGCGGCGTGCGCGGCGTGCTGAGCGACGAGGACATAAAAAATGGCCTCCGCATCATCGCCCCCGAAGGCTTTCTGGAAGAAGCCGTCAGCGAAAACGTGCTGGCGGGCAACGCCATGGGCCGCCGCGCCACTTATATGTATGGCGCGCTCCTGCCGCGAAACGCGAAAGGCCATATCGATGCCGGCCTCGGCAAGACCGTGTCGATGGGGCAGGTGAGCCTTGTGCCGCCGACGACAAGCATTTCCGAAACCGGCACGAAGCTCGTCGTCGACGGCGTGGAAATTATCTTCCAGGTCACGCCCGACACCGAGGCGCCCGCCGAGATGAATTTCTACTTCCCGCAGTTCAAGGCGCTCTGCATGGCCGAGAACTGCTCCTGCCACCTCCACAACATCTACACGCCGCGCGGCGCGCAGGTCCGCGACGCGAAATCGTGGAGCTGGTACATCGACGAGGCGATCGACCTCTTCGGCAAGGAAGCCGATGTCCTCTTTGCCAGCCATCACTGGCCGCGCTGGGGCAGCGAGAAGGCGGTCGCCTTCCTGAAGAAGCAACGCGACCTCTACAAATATATCCACGACCAGACACTCCGCATGGCGAACCATGGGGCGACGCCGCTGGAGATCGCGGAGGAACTGACGCTCCCGCCGACGCTTGCTTCCGAATGGTACACGCGCGGCTATTACGGCACGCTCAATCACAACGCCAAGGCCGTCTACCAGCGATATCTCGGCTGGTTCGACGGCAACCCCGCCAACCTCCACAAGCATCCGCCGGTGGAGGCGGGAAAGCGTTATGTCGATCTCGCGGGAGGCGCCGACGCGCTGCTGGAAAAGGCACGCGCCGCCTACGAGCATGGCGACTATCGCTGGGTGGCCGAACTCGTGAACCATCTCGTCTTCGCCGACCCGGACAATGCGGACGCCCGCCATTTGCAGGCCGACGCGCTGGAACAGCTCGGCTATCAGGCGGAGTCCGGTCCGTGGCGCGGCTTCTATCTCACAGCCGCGATGGAGCTTCGCAATCCGCGTCCGCCCGCCGCCGAGCCACGCCAGGGTGCGGCCGGCCAGATGCGCGCGCTTCCCGCCGAGCTGCTCCTCGATTCGCTCTCCGTCCGCCTCAACGGCGAAAAGGCGGGCGCGCGTGAAATCGCGCTCAACATCCATTTCACCGACACCAACGAGCAATTCCTTGTGACGCTCGAAAACGCGGTGCTGCATCACTACCCGGAGAGGAAAGACCCGAAGGCGCCTTCCGTCTCGCTCACCCGCGCCGTGCTGGCCGAGCTCGTCATCGGTGAACGCGCCTTCGCCGCCGCGCTTGCCGACAAGTCGATGACGATCGAAGGCGCGCGCGAGCCTTTCGCCGATCTCCTGTCGATGCTCGACCGCTTCGACTTCTGGTTCGAAATCGTAATGCCGTGA
- the exbD gene encoding TonB system transport protein ExbD: MAVRLDHGDDDLAETHEINVTPFIDVILVLLIIFMIAAPLATVDIPVDLPAANAEPQPRPTEPIFLSVKSDLSVALGEETVPPGSLGAALDAQTQGDREQRVFLRADKSVGYGDLMQVMNDLRAAGYLKIALVGLDASEAP, encoded by the coding sequence ATGGCTGTCCGTCTCGATCACGGCGACGACGACCTCGCCGAAACGCATGAAATCAACGTCACGCCGTTCATCGACGTGATCCTCGTCCTGCTCATCATCTTCATGATCGCGGCACCGCTGGCGACCGTCGACATTCCGGTTGACCTGCCGGCGGCGAATGCGGAGCCGCAGCCGCGCCCGACCGAGCCGATATTCCTCTCGGTGAAGTCCGATCTCAGCGTGGCGCTGGGCGAGGAAACGGTGCCGCCGGGCAGCCTCGGCGCCGCGCTCGACGCGCAGACGCAGGGCGACCGCGAGCAGCGCGTGTTTCTCCGCGCCGACAAGAGCGTTGGTTATGGCGACCTGATGCAGGTGATGAACGATCTTCGCGCCGCCGGTTATCTCAAGATCGCACTTGTGGGGCTCGACGCTTCGGAAGCGCCATGA